One window of the Natronomonas marina genome contains the following:
- a CDS encoding class I adenylate-forming enzyme family protein, translated as MRDWLAIRADATPDAPALSAAADVETAHSYADLDRRVETLAGRLAARGVGVDDPFAVCAATRVEFVEVVHAAQRLGATLVPLDARATADELRTRLDRITPAAAVCEADTEAAVREAVDAPVLSVDEPTGGAERLAAVEPEPFDLPEWAADDPLIVMFTSGTTGEPNGVVLTLANVLASAAASAFRLGLTPDDCWHVTLPMHHMGGLAPVYRSVLYGTALSVQRGFDPERTLSALRAADATCVSLVPTMLERLLDAGTVPELRFVLLGGAPCPPSLLERAHERDVPVAPTYGMTETASQIATARPDVAAEHPESVGNPLVFAELSVLDEVGAPCDPGESGELVVSGAVVTPGYLDEAATEAAFCSAGLRTGDRGHRDEAGRVYVEGRVDDTIITGGENVDPAEVATALREHPAVADCAVLGLPDEEWGQRVAALVVRDGETTAADLREHCRDRLADYKRPRTVGFAAAVPRTASGTVDREAVRRLLTDDG; from the coding sequence ATGCGGGACTGGCTCGCGATCCGCGCCGACGCCACGCCGGACGCCCCGGCGCTTTCGGCCGCCGCCGACGTCGAGACGGCCCACAGCTACGCCGACCTCGACCGTCGCGTCGAGACGCTCGCCGGCCGGTTGGCGGCCCGCGGTGTCGGCGTCGACGACCCCTTTGCCGTCTGTGCGGCGACCAGAGTCGAGTTCGTCGAGGTGGTCCACGCCGCCCAGCGGCTCGGGGCCACGCTCGTCCCCCTCGACGCCCGCGCGACGGCCGACGAACTCCGGACGCGGCTGGACCGCATCACGCCCGCGGCCGCCGTCTGCGAGGCCGACACCGAGGCCGCCGTCCGCGAGGCCGTCGACGCCCCGGTGCTATCGGTCGACGAGCCGACCGGCGGCGCCGAACGCCTCGCCGCCGTCGAGCCCGAACCCTTCGACCTCCCCGAGTGGGCGGCCGACGACCCACTGATCGTGATGTTCACCTCCGGGACGACGGGCGAGCCGAACGGGGTCGTCCTCACGCTGGCGAACGTCCTCGCGAGCGCGGCCGCCTCGGCGTTCCGGCTGGGGCTGACCCCGGATGACTGCTGGCACGTCACCCTCCCGATGCACCACATGGGCGGGCTCGCACCGGTCTACCGTTCGGTCCTCTACGGGACCGCCCTGTCCGTCCAGCGGGGGTTCGACCCCGAACGGACGCTGTCGGCGTTGCGGGCGGCCGACGCGACCTGTGTCTCCCTCGTCCCGACGATGCTCGAACGGCTGCTCGACGCCGGGACCGTCCCGGAACTCCGGTTCGTCCTGCTGGGCGGGGCGCCGTGCCCGCCGAGTCTTCTGGAGCGCGCCCACGAGCGGGACGTCCCGGTCGCGCCCACCTACGGGATGACGGAGACGGCCTCACAGATAGCGACTGCCAGGCCCGACGTCGCGGCCGAACACCCCGAGTCCGTCGGCAACCCGCTCGTGTTCGCCGAACTATCGGTCCTCGACGAGGTCGGTGCACCCTGCGACCCCGGCGAGTCGGGCGAACTCGTCGTCAGCGGCGCCGTGGTGACGCCGGGCTACCTCGACGAGGCCGCGACCGAGGCGGCCTTCTGTTCGGCCGGCCTCCGCACTGGCGACCGCGGCCACCGCGACGAGGCCGGCCGGGTCTACGTCGAGGGTCGCGTCGACGACACCATCATCACCGGCGGCGAGAACGTCGACCCCGCGGAGGTGGCGACGGCGCTCCGCGAGCACCCCGCAGTCGCCGACTGTGCCGTCCTCGGTCTCCCGGACGAGGAGTGGGGCCAGCGGGTCGCGGCGCTGGTCGTCCGCGACGGCGAGACGACGGCGGCCGACCTCCGGGAGCACTGCCGGGACCGCCTCGCCGATTACAAACGACCCCGGACCGTCGGGTTCGCGGCGGCCGTCCCGCGGACCGCCTCGGGGACCGTCGACCGCGAGGCGGTCAGGCGGCTCCTGACCGACGACGGCTGA